From the Polaribacter huanghezhanensis genome, the window AGGATATGATTGTGGTATTCAAATAAAAGGATACAATGATATCAAACAAGGTGATGTTATTGAAGCATACCACGAAGTGGCTGTGAAGAAAAAATTGAAATAACAATCAATTATAAGCATAAAAAAAGGAGCGAATATTCGCTCCTTTTTTTGTTTGTACTTTTATCTTTTATCTAGGAACAATAATTGCCGATGGAAATTTCTTTTTAATTTCATTTAAAATCTTATCAGCTTCCAATCTAGTTTTGTAATCCCCAACTTGCACTTTCCATTCTGGAGATTCAAATAAAATATAGGTTTTAATTGTTGGACGCTCTATTCTAAATTTACTTTGCGTAGTTTTAATTGCAGTTTCATGTCCGCTTTCTAACTGAATTCTAAACCCATAGCCATTTTTTTTGTTGTACTCTATCTTCTTTTTAATAAGAGATTTTACCTCGTTACTCGTGTTTGTTTGCCCATTTACATTCGTTATTCCAATAATAATTGTAAATAAAAAATACACAAAAATTGATTTCATATTCATCATTTAAAAACTTTTTTACAAAAGTAACAACTTGTTTCATACAAGTTTAGTATTCACCTTTATTTAGAATCGATATAAATTATGAATTAACATTATATTAGCATTTCAAAATTTGGAGATAAATGCTACTTTTGTGGAGCTGTTCAAACATCTGTTTATTTAGATTTTGAATTTAATATAAGCATCAAACTAGATAGAAAATTTATATTTTATAATATGAAAAGTGTGGAAAAACACAGTAAATTAACCAGATTACTACTAAAAAGTTTTACTTTCCTTTTAATTTTTTCAATGAGTCTTTCTATGCATGCGCAAGCAACTGTAGATGCGGCAAGACAATCAGAAGGTAGAAAATTGTTTAAATCATTATGTTCTTCGTGTCATAAACTTGATAAAAAGTTTATTGGGCCGGCTTTAGGTAAGATTGAAGAACAAAAAGATGCAGCTTGGTTAAAATCTTGGATTAAAGATAACAATGCTTTTAGAGCTTCTGGGAATGCAGATGCTATTGCAATTTTTGAGGAGTTCAATGGTGCAGCAATGACAACCTTTCCTCAGTTAACAGATAAAAATATCGAAGACATTCTTTATTATACTACTGTTGGCGAGCCTAAAAAAGCGGCACCTGCAGGAGGTAATGCTACTGTTGTCGTAGAAAAAGAAGCTTCTCCGTGGTTAACTAGAATTCTAATTGCAATTATTGTAATTGGTCTTTTAATTATTGCTAACTTATTAAAAGTGATTAGCCTATTAAAAGGAGCGCCAAAAACGCCAGGGTTACTAGCAAATGTACAAGAGTTGTGGGTTGGGTTTAAAAGAAATACATTTTTACATGTGTTACTTACCATCTTTTTAGCCTTAACAACTGCTTATGTGTTATTTGGAACATTATTTCAAATTGGTGTTGATGAAGGATATCAACCAATTCAGCCAATTGCTTTTTCGCATGCTATTCATGCAGGTGATAATAAAATAGATTGTCAATATTGTCACTCATCAGCAAAGCATAGTAAAACTTCAGGGATTCCATCAGCAAATGTTTGTATGAATTGTCATAAAAATATTTCAGAAGTTGCAGATGATACTAAGATTGAATCTATGAATATGGGTAAAAAAGAATTAGACAAAGAAATTCAAAAATTATATACAGCTGCTGGTTGGGATGCAGATAATTTAACATATACAGGAAAAACACAGCCTATTAAATGGGTTAGAGTTCATAATTTACCAGATTTTGCATATTTTAATCACTCACAACACGTAACAGCAGGTAATCAAAAATGCCAAACATGTCATGGTCCGGTTGAGACGATGGATGAAGTATATCAGTTTTCTCCATTAACAATGGGTTGGTGTATCAATTGTCATAAACAAACAAAGGTAGATTTAAAAGGAAATGCATATTACACTAAAATCCACGAAGAGTTGTCTAAAAAATATGGTGTTGAGTCTGTAACAGTTGCTCAATTAGGTGGAAAAGAATGTGGTAAATGTCACTATTAATAATTAGAAAGTAAAAAACAAGTATATACATGGCTTCAAACAAAAAATACTGGCAAAGTGTTGAGGAACTTAAAGAAGGTTCTATTGTTGAAACGCTAAGTAAAAATGAATTTGTAGAAGAAATTCCAACAGATGAATTTTTAGGAGATAAAGAAACTTTAGAAGCATCATCTACAACAAGAAGAGATTTCTTAAAATATGTAGGATTTACAACTGCAGCTGCATCTTTAGCTGCTTGTGAGGGCCCTGTTAGAAAATCTATTCCGTATGTGATAAAACCAGATGATATTACAGTTGGTCTTGCAGATTGGTATGCAACAACAATTGCAGATGGTTATGACTTCGCAAATATTTTGGTAAAGACGAGAGAAGGTCGTCCTATTTTAGTAATGCCAAATAAAGAAGCTAACGGAAAAACAAATGCGCGTGTTCAAGCTTCGGTTTTATCTTTATATGATAATCAATTACGTTTAAAAGAACCTCAAAACAGAGAATCTTTTTTAACTTGGGAGGACGCAAATACTCAAATAGCTAAAAAATTAAATGATTTAAAAACTGCAAATGAAGCTGTTGTTTTATTAACAGGAACATTGGCAAGTCCATCTACAGAAAAAATTATCTCAGAATTTACAACTGCATTTCCAAATGTAAAACATGTTGTATATGATGCAGTATCAGAATCTGGAGCTTTAGATGCATTTGAAGCTTTTTACGGAACACGTTCTTTACCAACATATCATTTTGATATAGCAAAAGTGATTGTTTCTGTTGGAGCAGATTTCTTAGGAGATTGGCAAGGTGGTTATGATAAAAGTTATACAGAAGGTAGAAAACCTGCAGAAGGTAAAATGTCTCGTCATATTCAGTTTGAATCTAACATGACATTAACTGGAGCAAATGCAGATAAAAGAGTTCTTTTAAAACCCTCTGAACAAGTTTTTGCTTTAATCAATTTATACAATCACGTAACTAGTTCTAGTTTATCTTCTAAAGCAACACCTGTTGATGCAGAAATAAAGAAAGCAGCTGATCAGTTAAAGAAAGCTGGTGCAAACGGAGTTGTAGTTACTGGTTTAAATGATAAAAATGCTCAAATAATTGCAATGGCAATTAACATTGCATTGCAAAGTAGGGTAATGGATGCGGCTACAACGAATACTATCAGAGAAGGAAACGATGCTGATGTTGCTGAATTCGTTGCTGATATGAAATCAGGAAAAGTAAAAGGGTTAATTACACACAATGTAAATCCGGTGTACTCTTTACCAAACGGAAGTGATTTTGCGAAACAAATCGGTAAATTAAAATTATCGGTTGCGTTATCTGAACAATTTGATGAAACAGCAAGTGCAACAGAATTTGCATTACCAATGTCTCATTTCTTAGAATCTTGGGGCGATGTTAGTTTAACTTCAGGTGTTCATAGTTTGGTGCAACCAACAATTCAGACTTTATTTAATTCTCGTCAATTACAAGATGTATTGTTAAATTGGTCTGGAAACTCAACTTCTTATTACGATTATTTAAAAGCTTTTTGGGCTTCAAATATATTAAAAGGAAAATCATGGAGTCAAGCATTGCATGATGGAACATTTAAAAAAGCTGCTTCTAATTCAGTTGCTGCAAAATCTGTAGATATTTCAGCAGCAGTTTCTAGCTTAAATAAAAAAACAACCTCTTCTAGTATGGAGTTAAACTTGTTTACGTCAATCGCTTTAGGTGATGGTAAACAAGCAAACAATCCATGGTTACAAGAATTGCCAGATCCATTAACAAGAGCAGCTTGGGATAATTATATTACCATGTCTATGCCAGATGCTAGAGAATTAGGTTTTTCTAATCCGGTGCAAGATAATGGAGCAATCGACGGGCAATATGCAAATATTACTGTAAATGGAGTGACAGTTTCTAATATTCCAGTGATGGTTCAACCAGGACAAGCAAATGGTTCTATTGGTTTAGCTTTAGGATATGGAAGAACTCAAAACTTAAAAGATGCAATGGTTGTTGGAGTAAATGCATTTCCATTATACTTCAATTCAAATTATATACAAACAGGTGTTTCTATAGAAAAAGCGAGCGGAACACATAAGTTTGCATGTACACAAGTACAAAAAACAATTGCAGGAAGACACGACATTTTAAAACAAGCTACTTTAGCGCAATTAAATGATCATTCTTTAGATCCAAAAGAGACTTGGAATAAACCAGCAATGGCATCATTAAATCACAAAGAAGTAGAAGCAAATTCTGTAGATCTTTGGGATGCACAAGATCGTAGCATTGGTCATCATTTTAATTTATCAATCGATTTAACATCTTGTACAGGATGTGGAGCTTGTGTAGTTGCATGTCATGCAGAAAATAATGTTCCGGTTGTTGGGAAACACGAAGTAAGAGTTGGTAGAGATATGCACTGGTTGCGTATTGACAGATATTATTCTTCTGAAGCTAGTGAAGTGGGTTCAAAAGAAGGAAAAATAACAATAGCGGAGTTTTCTAAAAAATATCCAAATATTGCAGACAAAGATTTAGAAAGAAAATATGCTGAAAAAGTTCTTGAATTAAGTGGTGGAGATTTATTTGCTACTATAGAAACTACAGCAGAAAATCCTACGGTTGCTTTTCAACCAATGATGTGTCAACACTGTAATCACGCACCGTGTGAAACGGTTTGTCCTGTTGCAGCAACATCTCACGGTCGTCAAGGTCAAAATCAAATGGCATATAACCGTTGTGTAGGAACAAGATATTGTGCAAACAACTGTCCATATAGAGTTCGTCGTTTCAACTGGTTTCAATACAGTAATAATAACGAGTTTGACTTTAACATGAATGATGAATACGGTAAAATGGTGTTAAATCCAGATGTTGTAGTTCGTTCTAGAGGAGTTATGGAAAAATGTTCTATGTGTATTCAAATGACTCAAGCTACCATCTTAAAAGCAAAAAATGAAGGTAGAAAAATTGATAAAAATGAATTTTCTACAGCATGTTCAGCAGCTTGTACAACAGGAGCAATGGTATTTGGAGATATCAATAATCCGGAGGATACAGTTGCACAATTAAAAGATGATAAAAGAGCTTTCCACGTGTTAGATTATATTGGTACAAAACCAAATGTAGTGTATCAAGTAAAGGTTAATAATACAAACGAAGCGTAATTAAAAATTAAGATATAGCAGATGTCTCATTACGAAGCACCCATTAGGGAACCATTAATATTAGGTGATAAAAGTTACCACGATATTACTGAAGATATTGCAAGACCTATTGAAGGAAAGGCAAATAAAAATTGGTATATAGCATTTTATATTTCTTTAGCAGCAATGTTATGGGGATTTGGATGTATTTTCTATACTGTAGGAACAGGAATTGGAGTTTGGGGATTGAACAAGAACATAGGATGGGCTTGGGATATTACAAACTTTGTATGGTGGGTTGGTATTGGTCATGCCGGTACGTTAATTTCTGCTGTACTTTTATTATTCCGCCAAAAATGGAGAATGGCAATTAACCGTTCTGCTGAAGCAATGACAATCTTTGCTGTTTTTCAAGCAGGATTATTTCCAATTATCCACATGGGAAGACCATGGAACGGATATTGGGTGTTGCCAATTCCAAATCAATTTGGATCATTATGGGTAAACTTTAACTCACCATTACTTTGGGATGTATTTGCAATTTCAACCTATTTATCAGTATCATTGGTTTTCTGGTGGACAGGTTTATTACCGGATTTTGCAATGATTAGAGATAGAGCAGTAAAGCCTTTTCAAAAGAAAATCTATTCGTTATTATCTTTTGGATGGTCTGGAAGAGCAAAAGACTGGCAACGTTTTGAAGAAGTATCTTTAGTATTGGCAGGTTTAGCAACTCCATTAGTACTTTCTGTACACACAATTGTATCGATGGATTTTGCAACATCAATCAATCCAGGATGGCACTCAACAATTTTTCCACCATATTTCGTAGCTGGTGCAATCTTTTCTGGATTTGCAATGGTACAAACCTTGTTGGGAATTATGCGTAAAGTAACCAACTTAGAAAACTACATTACTCGTTTACATATAGAATATATGAATATGGTAATCATCTTAACAGGTGGTATTGTAGCTGTTGCATATGCGTCAGAATTCTTTATTGCTTGGTACACAGGTTCTCCTTACGAGAATTACACATATATGTCTGTTGGAGCAGCAACGGGTCCTTATGCTTGGGCATTTTGGTCTTTGATATTATTTAATATTGCAATTCCACAGTTATTATGGATTAAGAAGTTTAGAAGAAGTTTTATTATTTCTTTTATCATTTCTATTGCCATTAATATTGGAATGTGGTTTGAGCGTTTTGATATTATCGCAATTGTATTAAGTAAAGGTCATTTACCATCAACTTGGTGGCGTTTTGAACCAACATTTGTAGATATAGGAATCTTTATTGGAACTATTGGATTCTTCTTTGTATTGTTTCTACTGTATGCAAGAACTTTCCCAGTAATTGCACAAGCAGAGGTAAAAACGATTTTGAAATCTTCAGGAGAAAATTATAAAAAATTAAGAGACGGAAATCATGAGTAATAAAGTTATACACGCATTTTATAATGATGATGAAGTTGTTCTTGACGCTGTTAAGAAAGTAAAAGCAGCACATCATCATATTGAAGAAGTATTTTGTCCTTTTCCGGTTCATGGATTAGACAAAGCCATGGGTTTAGCACCAACACGTATTGCTATTGCATCATTTATGTATGGAGTATTAGGTTTGGGTACTGCAATTTGGATGACTAATTATATGATGATTCAAGATTGGCCACAAGATATTGGAGGGAAACCAAACTTTTCTTGGTGGTTAAATATGCCAGCATTTGTGCCAATTTTATTTGAATTAACAGTTTTCTTTGCAGCTCATTTAATGGTAATTACTTTTTACATGAGAAGTAGAATTTGGCCATTTAAAGAAGCTGAAAACCCAGATCCAAGAACTACAGATGATCATTTTTTAATGGAAATTCCTGTTCATAATAATGAAGAAGAATTAATAGCATTATTAAAAGAAACGGGCGCTGTAGAAATAAACGTAGTAGAAAAGCACTAATAAAGAGACGATGAAGAATTTTACAAAAATAATTTTCGCTTTAATAGCACTAGTAACAATTGTTTCTTGTGGAGACAAACGTACGCGAAGTGTACAATACATGCCAGATATGTATGTAGCTGTTCCTTATGAACCAAATGGAGCTAATGGATTAAATGACAATCCAAATGGTTCTAATTTAAAACCAGTTGAAGGAACAATCGCTAGAGGACAAGTGCCTTATGATTACCCAAATACTACTGAAGGATATAATGCTGCATTAAAAGAATTAAAATCTCCATTAGAAGATACTGAGGCAAATATGACAAACGGGAAAAAAATGTTTGGAATTTACTGTGCAACTTGTCATGGAGTTAAAGGAGATGGAAATGGTGTTTTAGTTCAAAGAGATAAGTTTAGTGGAGTTCCAAATTATAAAGATAGAGCTATTACAGAAGGAAGTATTTATCACGTAATTATGTATGGTAGAGGAATTATGGGTTCTCATGCATCTCAATTAACCGTAAAAGAACGTTGGCAAGTTGTTCACTATGTAGAAAAACTAAGAAACGATTTATTAAAATAAGTCTTTAAAAGATAGAATTAAAAGATATGTATCAATTCTCAGGTAAATTAAAAACATTCTCAATTGCTTTAATGATTATTGGAGCATTGGGTGTTGGATATAGCTTTTTAACTGCACCAAAAACAGTTGAAGATGCTAAAGAAATTATAGCAAGTCAACATGATGGTCATGAAACAGAAGTAACTACTCATAAAGCTCCAGTAGATTCACACGCAAAAACAGATGAGC encodes:
- a CDS encoding SPOR domain-containing protein, translating into MKSIFVYFLFTIIIGITNVNGQTNTSNEVKSLIKKKIEYNKKNGYGFRIQLESGHETAIKTTQSKFRIERPTIKTYILFESPEWKVQVGDYKTRLEADKILNEIKKKFPSAIIVPR
- a CDS encoding cytochrome c3 family protein, which encodes MKSVEKHSKLTRLLLKSFTFLLIFSMSLSMHAQATVDAARQSEGRKLFKSLCSSCHKLDKKFIGPALGKIEEQKDAAWLKSWIKDNNAFRASGNADAIAIFEEFNGAAMTTFPQLTDKNIEDILYYTTVGEPKKAAPAGGNATVVVEKEASPWLTRILIAIIVIGLLIIANLLKVISLLKGAPKTPGLLANVQELWVGFKRNTFLHVLLTIFLALTTAYVLFGTLFQIGVDEGYQPIQPIAFSHAIHAGDNKIDCQYCHSSAKHSKTSGIPSANVCMNCHKNISEVADDTKIESMNMGKKELDKEIQKLYTAAGWDADNLTYTGKTQPIKWVRVHNLPDFAYFNHSQHVTAGNQKCQTCHGPVETMDEVYQFSPLTMGWCINCHKQTKVDLKGNAYYTKIHEELSKKYGVESVTVAQLGGKECGKCHY
- a CDS encoding TAT-variant-translocated molybdopterin oxidoreductase, with protein sequence MASNKKYWQSVEELKEGSIVETLSKNEFVEEIPTDEFLGDKETLEASSTTRRDFLKYVGFTTAAASLAACEGPVRKSIPYVIKPDDITVGLADWYATTIADGYDFANILVKTREGRPILVMPNKEANGKTNARVQASVLSLYDNQLRLKEPQNRESFLTWEDANTQIAKKLNDLKTANEAVVLLTGTLASPSTEKIISEFTTAFPNVKHVVYDAVSESGALDAFEAFYGTRSLPTYHFDIAKVIVSVGADFLGDWQGGYDKSYTEGRKPAEGKMSRHIQFESNMTLTGANADKRVLLKPSEQVFALINLYNHVTSSSLSSKATPVDAEIKKAADQLKKAGANGVVVTGLNDKNAQIIAMAINIALQSRVMDAATTNTIREGNDADVAEFVADMKSGKVKGLITHNVNPVYSLPNGSDFAKQIGKLKLSVALSEQFDETASATEFALPMSHFLESWGDVSLTSGVHSLVQPTIQTLFNSRQLQDVLLNWSGNSTSYYDYLKAFWASNILKGKSWSQALHDGTFKKAASNSVAAKSVDISAAVSSLNKKTTSSSMELNLFTSIALGDGKQANNPWLQELPDPLTRAAWDNYITMSMPDARELGFSNPVQDNGAIDGQYANITVNGVTVSNIPVMVQPGQANGSIGLALGYGRTQNLKDAMVVGVNAFPLYFNSNYIQTGVSIEKASGTHKFACTQVQKTIAGRHDILKQATLAQLNDHSLDPKETWNKPAMASLNHKEVEANSVDLWDAQDRSIGHHFNLSIDLTSCTGCGACVVACHAENNVPVVGKHEVRVGRDMHWLRIDRYYSSEASEVGSKEGKITIAEFSKKYPNIADKDLERKYAEKVLELSGGDLFATIETTAENPTVAFQPMMCQHCNHAPCETVCPVAATSHGRQGQNQMAYNRCVGTRYCANNCPYRVRRFNWFQYSNNNEFDFNMNDEYGKMVLNPDVVVRSRGVMEKCSMCIQMTQATILKAKNEGRKIDKNEFSTACSAACTTGAMVFGDINNPEDTVAQLKDDKRAFHVLDYIGTKPNVVYQVKVNNTNEA
- the nrfD gene encoding NrfD/PsrC family molybdoenzyme membrane anchor subunit, coding for MSHYEAPIREPLILGDKSYHDITEDIARPIEGKANKNWYIAFYISLAAMLWGFGCIFYTVGTGIGVWGLNKNIGWAWDITNFVWWVGIGHAGTLISAVLLLFRQKWRMAINRSAEAMTIFAVFQAGLFPIIHMGRPWNGYWVLPIPNQFGSLWVNFNSPLLWDVFAISTYLSVSLVFWWTGLLPDFAMIRDRAVKPFQKKIYSLLSFGWSGRAKDWQRFEEVSLVLAGLATPLVLSVHTIVSMDFATSINPGWHSTIFPPYFVAGAIFSGFAMVQTLLGIMRKVTNLENYITRLHIEYMNMVIILTGGIVAVAYASEFFIAWYTGSPYENYTYMSVGAATGPYAWAFWSLILFNIAIPQLLWIKKFRRSFIISFIISIAINIGMWFERFDIIAIVLSKGHLPSTWWRFEPTFVDIGIFIGTIGFFFVLFLLYARTFPVIAQAEVKTILKSSGENYKKLRDGNHE
- a CDS encoding DUF3341 domain-containing protein codes for the protein MSNKVIHAFYNDDEVVLDAVKKVKAAHHHIEEVFCPFPVHGLDKAMGLAPTRIAIASFMYGVLGLGTAIWMTNYMMIQDWPQDIGGKPNFSWWLNMPAFVPILFELTVFFAAHLMVITFYMRSRIWPFKEAENPDPRTTDDHFLMEIPVHNNEEELIALLKETGAVEINVVEKH
- a CDS encoding c-type cytochrome translates to MKNFTKIIFALIALVTIVSCGDKRTRSVQYMPDMYVAVPYEPNGANGLNDNPNGSNLKPVEGTIARGQVPYDYPNTTEGYNAALKELKSPLEDTEANMTNGKKMFGIYCATCHGVKGDGNGVLVQRDKFSGVPNYKDRAITEGSIYHVIMYGRGIMGSHASQLTVKERWQVVHYVEKLRNDLLK